Proteins from one Nymphalis io chromosome 23, ilAglIoxx1.1, whole genome shotgun sequence genomic window:
- the LOC126777639 gene encoding uncharacterized protein LOC126777639 isoform X2 yields the protein MDILRHFQNISWCKPDWCYPSMSKETNELLRQCIDLPALKLTDDVEEIIRKSKAFPIPFPIETVRLEKLKVRKPIDKLKRNIVSTYPVIHERVLLLMTHFLIYKREFGSNIEKSLYKDMTVPDLIERILKKRAVTFMNQNDSYLLFTGEQDEEGWEQVGTIHQKPPLVLENCLSYDEMKLSSMVYISGYTECINDGERQNCGVIREDVAEEDAVIIGLIGPRFERRGKMDYEDIVITEQQNCLEHGYGEEVTPTTCLNVLKTTYVRNNQSAKHMWRQMWSEFYQVHSYTYEELSSYINIQDKEEERRYMERYIKRPGTDDIFDNEVYYKRISILAESTLLEAEHRAKEAGKNAFVNVIGCGLGVWKISPHQPDVYILTFLERIRSFLRKDLLNHVTDVNFAFIKTSPGITALFTNPTEQSDSPVEKRIFFESKRHPKGGINVQVEDRSPSAKLFGEHAGKLLILTYPWDSNAHPGNEFWLGSLSGSGDPAAACSTQVSELHNAHINPAVSAYNVRVAGRSGLRTLSDYCLALTA from the exons ATGGATATTTTACGTCATTTCCAGAACATATCTTG GTGCAAACCAGACTGGTGCTACCCAAGTATGAGTAAAGAAACAAATGAATTGCTACGTCAATGTATCGACTTGCCAGCATTAAAGTTGACGGATGACGTTGAGGAAATCATAAGGAAGAGTAAAGCTTTTCCAATTCCATTTCCAATTGAAACTGTCAG aTTAGAAAAATTGAAAGTGCGGAAACCAATAGATAAGTTGAAGAGAAATATTGTATCGACCTACCCTGTAATACATGAAAGAGTTTTACTTTTAATGACACATTTTCTAATTTACAAGAG agAATTTGGTTCGAATATTGAAAAATCACTGTACAAAGACATGACGGTTCCAGATTTAATAGAAAGGATATTAAAGAAGCGAGCCGTAACATTTATGAACCAAAATGATAGCTATTTGCTATTTACTGGCGAACAGGA tgAAGAAGGTTGGGAGCAAGTAGGTACAATACATCAAAAGCCTCCTCTAGTTCTCGAGAACTGTTTGAGCTACGATGAAATGAAACTGTCTTCTATGGTGTACATAAGTGGGTATACTGAATGCATAAATGATGGTGAAAGACAAAATTGTGGTGTTATTAGGGAAGATGTCGCTGAAGAGGATGCTGTTATCATtg GCTTAATAGGTCCACGTTTTGAGCGCCGAGGTAAAATGGATTATGAGGATATTGTTATAACGGAGCAGCAGAATTGCCTAGAGCATGGTTACGGAGAGGAAGTAACACCCACGACTTGTCTGAATGTTTTGAAGACTACATATGTGAGAAATAATCAGTCTGCCAAGCATATGTGGAGACAGATGTGGTCGGAGTTCTATCAg gTTCACAGCTACACATACGAAGAATTATCCTCGTACATAAACATACAAGATAAGGAAGAGGAGAGACGTTACATGGAAAGATATATTAAAAGGCCGGGCACAGATGATATATTTGATAACGAAGTGTATTACAAGAGGATAAGTATATTAGCAGAGAGCACCCTCCTGGAAGCTGAACACAGGGCGAAGGAAGCTGGGAAAAATGCATTTGTTAACGTTATTGGATGTG GTCTTGGTGTATGGAAAATATCCCCACATCAGCCAGACGTCTACATCCTAACGTTCTTGGAGAGGATACGCTCCTTCCTCAGGAAGGATCTGTTGAATCATGTCACTGATGTCAATTTTGCATTCATTAAAACTAGTCCCGGCATAACAG cgTTATTCACAAATCCAACGGAGCAGAGTGATTCCCCGGTAGAAAAGCGTATCTTCTTCGAAAGCAAACGACATCCCAAAg GTGGTATAAACGTGCAGGTTGAGGACCGCTCGCCTTCGGCCAAGCTGTTCGGCGAGCACGCGGGCAAGCTCCTGATTCTCACTTACCCGTGGGACAGCAACGCGCATCCGGGGAACGAGTTCTG GTTGGGAAGCTTATCCGGTTCAGGCGACCCGGCAGCTGCGTGCTCCACGCAAGTCTCGGAGCTGCATAATGCGCACATCAACCCCGCCGTGAGCGCCTACAACGTGCGCGTCGCGGGCAGGAGCGGGCTCAGGACGCTTTCCGACTACTGTCTCGCTCTCACCGCCTAG
- the LOC126777639 gene encoding uncharacterized protein LOC126777639 isoform X1: MRFFKFLPIAYCIILRQVVPSKKMDILRHFQNISWCKPDWCYPSMSKETNELLRQCIDLPALKLTDDVEEIIRKSKAFPIPFPIETVRLEKLKVRKPIDKLKRNIVSTYPVIHERVLLLMTHFLIYKREFGSNIEKSLYKDMTVPDLIERILKKRAVTFMNQNDSYLLFTGEQDEEGWEQVGTIHQKPPLVLENCLSYDEMKLSSMVYISGYTECINDGERQNCGVIREDVAEEDAVIIGLIGPRFERRGKMDYEDIVITEQQNCLEHGYGEEVTPTTCLNVLKTTYVRNNQSAKHMWRQMWSEFYQVHSYTYEELSSYINIQDKEEERRYMERYIKRPGTDDIFDNEVYYKRISILAESTLLEAEHRAKEAGKNAFVNVIGCGLGVWKISPHQPDVYILTFLERIRSFLRKDLLNHVTDVNFAFIKTSPGITALFTNPTEQSDSPVEKRIFFESKRHPKGGINVQVEDRSPSAKLFGEHAGKLLILTYPWDSNAHPGNEFWLGSLSGSGDPAAACSTQVSELHNAHINPAVSAYNVRVAGRSGLRTLSDYCLALTA; this comes from the exons atgcgtttctttaaatttttgccTATTGCTTATTGCATAATTTTGAGACAAGTG GTTCCATCAAAGAAAATGGATATTTTACGTCATTTCCAGAACATATCTTG GTGCAAACCAGACTGGTGCTACCCAAGTATGAGTAAAGAAACAAATGAATTGCTACGTCAATGTATCGACTTGCCAGCATTAAAGTTGACGGATGACGTTGAGGAAATCATAAGGAAGAGTAAAGCTTTTCCAATTCCATTTCCAATTGAAACTGTCAG aTTAGAAAAATTGAAAGTGCGGAAACCAATAGATAAGTTGAAGAGAAATATTGTATCGACCTACCCTGTAATACATGAAAGAGTTTTACTTTTAATGACACATTTTCTAATTTACAAGAG agAATTTGGTTCGAATATTGAAAAATCACTGTACAAAGACATGACGGTTCCAGATTTAATAGAAAGGATATTAAAGAAGCGAGCCGTAACATTTATGAACCAAAATGATAGCTATTTGCTATTTACTGGCGAACAGGA tgAAGAAGGTTGGGAGCAAGTAGGTACAATACATCAAAAGCCTCCTCTAGTTCTCGAGAACTGTTTGAGCTACGATGAAATGAAACTGTCTTCTATGGTGTACATAAGTGGGTATACTGAATGCATAAATGATGGTGAAAGACAAAATTGTGGTGTTATTAGGGAAGATGTCGCTGAAGAGGATGCTGTTATCATtg GCTTAATAGGTCCACGTTTTGAGCGCCGAGGTAAAATGGATTATGAGGATATTGTTATAACGGAGCAGCAGAATTGCCTAGAGCATGGTTACGGAGAGGAAGTAACACCCACGACTTGTCTGAATGTTTTGAAGACTACATATGTGAGAAATAATCAGTCTGCCAAGCATATGTGGAGACAGATGTGGTCGGAGTTCTATCAg gTTCACAGCTACACATACGAAGAATTATCCTCGTACATAAACATACAAGATAAGGAAGAGGAGAGACGTTACATGGAAAGATATATTAAAAGGCCGGGCACAGATGATATATTTGATAACGAAGTGTATTACAAGAGGATAAGTATATTAGCAGAGAGCACCCTCCTGGAAGCTGAACACAGGGCGAAGGAAGCTGGGAAAAATGCATTTGTTAACGTTATTGGATGTG GTCTTGGTGTATGGAAAATATCCCCACATCAGCCAGACGTCTACATCCTAACGTTCTTGGAGAGGATACGCTCCTTCCTCAGGAAGGATCTGTTGAATCATGTCACTGATGTCAATTTTGCATTCATTAAAACTAGTCCCGGCATAACAG cgTTATTCACAAATCCAACGGAGCAGAGTGATTCCCCGGTAGAAAAGCGTATCTTCTTCGAAAGCAAACGACATCCCAAAg GTGGTATAAACGTGCAGGTTGAGGACCGCTCGCCTTCGGCCAAGCTGTTCGGCGAGCACGCGGGCAAGCTCCTGATTCTCACTTACCCGTGGGACAGCAACGCGCATCCGGGGAACGAGTTCTG GTTGGGAAGCTTATCCGGTTCAGGCGACCCGGCAGCTGCGTGCTCCACGCAAGTCTCGGAGCTGCATAATGCGCACATCAACCCCGCCGTGAGCGCCTACAACGTGCGCGTCGCGGGCAGGAGCGGGCTCAGGACGCTTTCCGACTACTGTCTCGCTCTCACCGCCTAG